A stretch of DNA from Candidatus Poribacteria bacterium:
GTTAAAAAAAAAGAAAAAAAACGTTTTTCAAGTGGATCCTTGCGCGGATATTTCCAACCAGAAATGAGGTACGCTTTCTCCTTTTCGAGTGACGCTAAGAGTTTTGGGATCTCTGCGGGATCGTCTTGAAGGTCTGCGTCCATCGTGATAACGATGTCGCCGGTGGATTTTTCAAAACCTGCGGTGAGTGCTTCCGCTTTGCCGCGATTGCGTCTGAAGTGGATGACGTGGATCGTGAGTGGTGAGTCTTCGGAGAGGGCATCTAATACGTCTGCGGTGTTGTCGGTGCTGCCGTCGTTGATAAAGAGGACTTCTGCAATATATCTGTTTGTCTGTATCGTGGCTTCGAGCTGACTTAGCAGCTCCGGTAAAGACTCAGCTTCGTTATACGCGGGGATGACGAGGGAAATTAAGGTCATGGTGTTTCTACCTTGGGGATATGGTATATCCAGACGTGGTCAATCCCGTTGAGCGTGATGACAGCCTCTAATTCGCCATTGAGGGTGCCTTCTTGGGGGACACGCTCGATCTGTGAATCTCGAATATAGACAACCTCATAATCTGGGAGACGTTCCATCCTTCTATCGGCACGATAGACAAATCCCCGGAAGTAGTACCTGACAAACTCTGTCGCTAATGGAGAGACTTGCACGAATAGGCGATCCGCATTTGGTTTCTCATTGAGATATTTTCCTGCGATATCTAAGCCAGAGGCCTCCCCGACGGTAATAACTTTGGTGATGTCTGTTATTTTCCAACAGAGGTTATAGTAGGTACCGTAATAGGGGTGGCGTGCAAGCACGGGGAACACTTGAATCCCAAAGAAAACAATGCATGCAAGAACTGTGAGTGTTGTTTTGTATTTTGTGGTTGCCTCGGTTCCAGAGCGGGTACGAATCGCGTTATACCCCCATTTGAATCCTGCTACAAAACCGATCGCCGCGAGTATTTCCAATAGTAGAAAAGCAGGCAATAAGTAGCGAGGAAACTTTTTGCTGGTTGCTGAGAGGCAGATAGTGAAAAGTGCCACACTGAAGATGAGTGCAAGTCCTGTTTTGAAATGTCGGGCAGTTTCCTCCGAGTGTTCCCTATTTTTCCAAAGTAGAACGCAACCCACGATCACCAAGGGTAGCATCAGCGGTGTGCTTTTGATAGACAACACAAAAGGGTAGAAAAGCCAACCCGGATCGTTGACAACATTTCCAAGAAAGAAATGTTCCACCTCATGAGGCGTTGTCACTGCCCAATCGACGCTCTCAAAAACGAACCATACGGTTTGTATCATTCTCACACACACCAGAACAAGGACGGCACCGGCTAACACGAGGAGATATGGGTTCAAACGTTCCTTTTTCATATCTCTCAACAGCAGAACACTCACCCCGAAAAGAAACAGCGGCACCCAGCCAAAACTCGGGGGCCAAAAAACAGGCCACACGGAGACGACCGTGAGGGCAGCACCGTTGAGAAAACCCAGAATATCCGCGAGATCTCTCCAAAAGCCACTGATGCGTTTGGCGCGAAATAAAAATAGACACAATGGTATCCACGGCAATAAAATCAGGGCATAACTTTTCGAGAGGATCGCAAGACCGAAACTGATCCCCGAAAGAATGAGATAGCGACGCTGATGCCGATGTTGACAATAGAGAAGAAAAAGCAACACCGTAAGCAAGATAAAAGTCGCGGCGAGGGCATCGGTGTGGACGCGTCGCGTCTGTGCTAAAAAAAACGGAGAGTACGCGAGGCAGGCGAAACTCGCAAGTCCAACCCACCGACCGAAGAGTTGATAGACTAAGAGGCAGATGATACCGATGCCTGTCCAGACAACCAGACAGATAAACAGCCGGGATAATGCAAGGTTTTCGACAGAGACACGGGACTGCGTAAAGAAGGTACGCAGCCCCGCAATCCACATCGTGGTGACACCTGGATGGTAGGCAATACGCGTTTCTGAGGACTCGCTCCGCTTGACAGCAGACATGAACTTTGCGCTGCGGAGTAACCAGCGTGCTTCATCAC
This window harbors:
- a CDS encoding glycosyltransferase family 39 protein, whose amino-acid sequence is MPRFFSLDSHWSSDEARWLLRSAKFMSAVKRSESSETRIAYHPGVTTMWIAGLRTFFTQSRVSVENLALSRLFICLVVWTGIGIICLLVYQLFGRWVGLASFACLAYSPFFLAQTRRVHTDALAATFILLTVLLFLLYCQHRHQRRYLILSGISFGLAILSKSYALILLPWIPLCLFLFRAKRISGFWRDLADILGFLNGAALTVVSVWPVFWPPSFGWVPLFLFGVSVLLLRDMKKERLNPYLLVLAGAVLVLVCVRMIQTVWFVFESVDWAVTTPHEVEHFFLGNVVNDPGWLFYPFVLSIKSTPLMLPLVIVGCVLLWKNREHSEETARHFKTGLALIFSVALFTICLSATSKKFPRYLLPAFLLLEILAAIGFVAGFKWGYNAIRTRSGTEATTKYKTTLTVLACIVFFGIQVFPVLARHPYYGTYYNLCWKITDITKVITVGEASGLDIAGKYLNEKPNADRLFVQVSPLATEFVRYYFRGFVYRADRRMERLPDYEVVYIRDSQIERVPQEGTLNGELEAVITLNGIDHVWIYHIPKVETP
- a CDS encoding glycosyltransferase; amino-acid sequence: MTLISLVIPAYNEAESLPELLSQLEATIQTNRYIAEVLFINDGSTDNTADVLDALSEDSPLTIHVIHFRRNRGKAEALTAGFEKSTGDIVITMDADLQDDPAEIPKLLASLEKEKAYLISGWKYPRKDPLEKRFFSFFLTASLQP